In Oryzihumus leptocrescens, the following are encoded in one genomic region:
- a CDS encoding HD domain-containing protein, whose amino-acid sequence MPALITWWTLDVRSLAPAAHNDTVTAVGSSLLARWTDPTRRYHTTTHLVEMFWALEDLELAGAVDDRGGTLGRVAAWFHDAVYDPQALPGANEAASADLARESLRQLGFDEDDRQAVAALVEMTAGHDLDGDEPVGAAFHDADLWVLSAPAERFDEYCAQVREEYAHVEEDVYRAGRAAILEPLLHRDRIYRTTAALREWEAAARVNLGRELARLR is encoded by the coding sequence GTGCCTGCCCTCATCACGTGGTGGACCCTCGACGTCCGCAGCCTCGCACCGGCCGCCCACAACGACACCGTCACCGCTGTCGGCTCGAGCCTGCTCGCGCGCTGGACCGACCCCACCCGGCGCTACCACACCACCACGCACCTGGTGGAGATGTTCTGGGCGCTGGAGGACCTCGAGCTGGCCGGCGCCGTCGACGACCGTGGCGGCACGCTCGGCCGGGTCGCCGCCTGGTTCCACGACGCGGTCTACGACCCGCAGGCGCTGCCCGGGGCCAACGAGGCCGCGAGCGCCGACCTGGCCCGGGAGTCGTTGCGGCAGCTGGGCTTCGACGAGGACGACCGGCAGGCGGTGGCCGCACTGGTGGAGATGACCGCCGGCCACGACCTCGATGGTGACGAGCCCGTCGGTGCGGCGTTCCACGACGCCGACCTGTGGGTGCTCTCCGCCCCCGCGGAGCGGTTCGACGAGTACTGCGCCCAGGTCCGCGAGGAGTACGCCCACGTCGAGGAGGACGTCTACCGCGCTGGGCGGGCCGCCATCCTCGAGCCGCTGCTGCACCGGGACCGGATCTACCGCACCACGGCGGCGCTGCGCGAGTGGGAGGCCGCCGCCCGGGTCAACCTCGGCCGCGAGCTGGCCCGCCTGCGCTGA